One Methylomonas sp. LL1 DNA window includes the following coding sequences:
- the recN gene encoding DNA repair protein RecN, producing the protein MLLNLNIIDLAVVDSLDLDLEPGMSVLTGETGAGKSILLTALGLALGDRADSGYVRPNSKRAEVNLEFDLGKAPLVKQWLEQQELDDDGHCLIRRTVSEDGRSKAYINNRPVNLQTLQGLSRQLVEIHGQHAHLTLLDREEQRRLLDDYAHNQELLEQLNTCYQSWKQAHKELHRLLKAGDDQAEREELLHYQLQELQQLDLENFDYQALADEHNKLANLGNILSVGQQQLAILYDNDQQSVTDMLGHVIHAIQELSQYAAEMNGIAELLTDAEIQIGEATQQLRRFLENQEADPQQLAWLESQIGVIQSLSRKHKCLPEELPSLAEQFAQALNTLSNSSERIENLNADCERLLSQFHALAGQLSDSRRKAGAELQQRISDAVKELGMPHGEFIVNIDSPDQAEPQRNGHDAIEFLVSTNPGLPPKPLSKVASGGELSRISLAIQVTTSTDKTTPTMIFDEVDSGIGGGIAEIVGQKLRRLSRNRQVLCVTHLPQVASQAHQHLFVAKNQKAAVTSSTVRRLTDEERVNEVARMLGGVTITENTLAHAREMLASGGLTEGVASIE; encoded by the coding sequence ATGCTGTTAAACCTGAACATCATTGACCTGGCCGTAGTCGATAGTCTCGATCTCGACCTGGAACCCGGCATGTCGGTCCTGACCGGCGAAACCGGTGCCGGCAAATCGATCCTACTAACCGCGTTGGGCCTGGCGCTGGGCGATAGAGCAGATTCCGGTTATGTCCGCCCCAACAGCAAGCGGGCCGAAGTCAACCTGGAATTCGACTTGGGCAAAGCCCCGCTGGTGAAGCAATGGCTGGAACAACAGGAACTGGACGACGACGGCCATTGCCTGATTCGGCGCACCGTCAGCGAGGATGGCCGCTCCAAGGCCTATATCAATAACCGCCCGGTCAACTTACAAACCCTGCAAGGCCTAAGCCGCCAACTGGTGGAAATACACGGCCAACATGCGCATCTGACCTTGCTCGATCGCGAGGAACAGCGCCGATTGCTGGATGACTATGCTCACAATCAGGAACTGCTGGAACAACTCAACACCTGCTATCAAAGCTGGAAACAAGCGCACAAGGAATTGCATCGCTTACTGAAAGCCGGCGACGATCAGGCCGAGCGCGAAGAACTGCTGCACTATCAATTGCAGGAACTGCAGCAACTGGATCTGGAAAATTTCGATTACCAGGCTCTGGCCGACGAGCACAACAAATTGGCCAACCTAGGTAATATCTTGAGCGTCGGCCAGCAGCAACTGGCTATCCTGTACGATAACGACCAGCAATCGGTGACCGACATGCTGGGCCATGTGATCCACGCCATCCAGGAGCTATCTCAGTATGCTGCTGAAATGAACGGCATCGCCGAATTGTTGACCGATGCCGAAATCCAGATCGGCGAGGCGACCCAGCAACTGCGCCGCTTTTTGGAAAATCAGGAAGCCGATCCGCAACAACTGGCTTGGTTGGAAAGCCAAATCGGCGTAATCCAAAGCCTGAGCCGCAAGCACAAATGCTTACCCGAGGAGCTACCGTCGCTGGCCGAACAATTCGCCCAGGCGTTGAACACACTGAGCAACAGTAGCGAACGCATCGAAAATCTGAATGCCGATTGCGAGCGTCTGCTAAGCCAATTTCACGCGCTGGCCGGACAACTGTCGGATAGCCGCCGCAAGGCCGGCGCCGAATTACAACAACGCATTTCCGATGCCGTCAAGGAACTGGGCATGCCGCACGGCGAGTTCATTGTCAACATCGATAGCCCGGACCAGGCCGAACCGCAGCGCAACGGCCACGACGCCATCGAATTTCTGGTCAGCACCAATCCCGGCCTGCCGCCCAAGCCGCTGTCCAAGGTAGCATCCGGCGGCGAACTGTCGCGCATCAGTTTGGCGATTCAAGTCACCACCAGCACCGATAAGACCACGCCGACCATGATTTTCGACGAGGTCGACTCCGGCATCGGCGGCGGCATTGCCGAGATCGTCGGTCAAAAGTTGCGCCGACTGAGCCGGAATCGCCAGGTGTTGTGTGTCACCCATTTGCCGCAGGTGGCTTCACAGGCCCATCAACATTTGTTTGTGGCCAAGAATCAGAAGGCGGCCGTCACGTCGTCGACGGTCAGACGCCTGACGGATGAGGAACGCGTCAACGAAGTGGCCCGCATGCTGGGCGGCGTCACCATTACCGAGAATACCCTGGCGCATGCGCGTGAGATGCTGGCGTCGGGTGGATTAACCGAAGGCGTAGCTTCGATAGAGTAA
- a CDS encoding NAD(+) kinase gives MPISFHRIGIIGKFGDPGISATLAELSVFLHGRGHPVLMDSQSAELLGNGNIKGLHIERLPEHCDLIIAVGGDGTFLAAARVAADFEIPVIGVNLGRLGFLVDISPEQLTSRLEQILDGHYKTERRCMLQAAIIRDGKMIHRQTAVNEVVVHRWVTPSMIEIVTSINGVYLNTQRSDGLIVATPTGSTAYSLSAGGPILHPTLNALVLVPLNPHTLSNRPIVIDDNVEIEIGFSQTKQINALVTCDHLEIPDVLIGDKIVIRKTDKAIKILHPEDHDFFHILRSKLNWSRG, from the coding sequence ATGCCCATTTCCTTCCACCGCATCGGCATCATCGGTAAATTCGGTGATCCCGGCATTTCCGCAACCCTAGCGGAACTTTCGGTTTTTTTGCACGGTCGTGGACATCCGGTATTGATGGATAGTCAGAGTGCCGAGTTACTAGGCAATGGCAATATCAAGGGCCTACATATCGAGCGTCTACCCGAGCATTGCGACCTGATCATAGCCGTCGGCGGAGACGGTACTTTTTTGGCGGCCGCCCGTGTCGCCGCCGATTTCGAAATTCCGGTTATCGGTGTCAATCTGGGCCGGCTGGGGTTTTTGGTGGATATTTCGCCGGAACAATTGACCAGCCGGCTGGAACAAATTCTGGATGGTCATTACAAAACCGAACGCCGCTGCATGTTGCAGGCCGCTATCATCCGCGACGGCAAAATGATACATCGACAAACCGCCGTCAACGAGGTGGTTGTGCATCGCTGGGTGACGCCAAGCATGATAGAGATCGTCACCAGTATCAACGGCGTTTACCTGAATACCCAGCGTTCGGACGGCTTGATCGTCGCCACGCCGACCGGCTCCACCGCTTACTCGCTGTCGGCGGGAGGCCCTATTTTGCACCCTACCCTGAACGCGCTGGTATTGGTGCCATTGAATCCGCACACTTTATCCAACCGGCCTATCGTGATCGACGACAATGTCGAAATCGAGATTGGCTTCAGCCAGACCAAACAAATCAACGCCCTGGTCACTTGCGATCATCTGGAAATACCGGATGTGCTGATCGGCGACAAAATTGTGATTAGAAAAACCGACAAAGCGATTAAAATTCTGCATCCCGAAGACCACGATTTTTTCCATATTCTCAGAAGCAAACTCAACTGGAGCCGCGGCTAA
- a CDS encoding ATP-binding protein — MSTSLSIDKRLRRRVLPLLLSVITLLMALALAYSIHGIRRHNLELATEGARNIFRMIVLTRQWNAEHGGVYVFASDTTRVNQYLDHPRRVIDLPDKRQLVLVNPAYMTRQIAELAASDPQLRLRLHITSLKPIRPENSPDSWEAEALKQFDQGLREMAGIVEEAGQNQLRYMAPLMVRETCLQCHAKQGYKLGDVRGGISVGLQMQDIEKAMHHEILSSVVSHGMAYGLLVIVSWGLIELLARRWRALDDNIEILQNTRDELVETEKMASLGRLVAGFAHELNTPVGVAVGAVSHGDGIIGQFKTLLARDEVTEQELMRQLDDLLECHQLALANLRRAADLVQRFKRTSIDRDSQQQREFPLAELIQDVLFSLQNTLKHTAIEIRVECPENLKIHGTPGLLEQVLTNLITNSLCHGFDNGRRSGEIGIQASLIGQGRLAIDYRDNGVGMSEQVRQQAFEPFFTTSRDQGGSGLGLYVIYNIITKQMHGAIQIWSAPGAGVRFHIECPIELSLN, encoded by the coding sequence ATGAGCACGAGTCTCTCTATCGACAAACGTTTACGCCGGCGTGTTTTGCCATTGCTGTTGTCGGTGATCACCCTGCTGATGGCGTTAGCGTTGGCCTATAGCATTCACGGCATACGCCGGCACAATCTCGAGCTGGCAACCGAGGGCGCGCGCAATATATTCCGGATGATCGTGTTGACCAGGCAATGGAACGCGGAACATGGCGGCGTTTATGTGTTTGCTTCGGATACTACGCGGGTCAATCAGTATCTCGATCATCCAAGGCGCGTGATCGATCTGCCCGATAAGCGTCAGTTGGTTCTGGTCAATCCGGCCTATATGACTCGGCAGATTGCCGAATTGGCGGCAAGCGATCCGCAATTACGACTACGGCTCCATATCACCAGTTTGAAACCTATCCGGCCTGAAAATAGTCCGGATTCCTGGGAAGCGGAGGCGTTAAAGCAATTTGACCAAGGTCTGCGCGAAATGGCCGGCATTGTAGAGGAGGCCGGACAAAACCAGCTTCGCTATATGGCGCCGCTGATGGTTAGGGAGACCTGCTTACAATGTCATGCCAAGCAGGGCTATAAACTGGGAGATGTCCGAGGCGGCATCAGTGTCGGCCTGCAGATGCAAGACATTGAAAAGGCGATGCATCACGAAATATTGTCGAGCGTGGTAAGCCATGGCATGGCTTATGGCTTGCTGGTTATCGTCAGTTGGGGTTTGATCGAATTATTAGCCAGACGCTGGCGCGCGCTGGACGATAACATTGAAATCCTACAAAACACGCGGGATGAATTGGTTGAAACCGAAAAAATGGCGTCGCTGGGGCGGTTGGTAGCCGGATTTGCCCATGAGCTCAATACGCCGGTAGGGGTTGCGGTCGGGGCGGTCAGTCATGGCGATGGCATCATCGGCCAATTTAAAACCTTATTGGCTCGGGACGAAGTCACCGAACAAGAATTGATGCGTCAGCTCGATGATTTATTGGAATGCCATCAATTGGCGCTGGCCAATTTACGGCGTGCCGCGGATTTGGTACAACGTTTCAAACGGACTTCGATTGACCGGGATTCACAGCAACAACGTGAATTTCCGCTGGCGGAACTGATCCAGGATGTGCTGTTTTCCCTGCAAAATACCTTGAAACACACGGCAATCGAAATTCGAGTCGAGTGTCCGGAAAACCTTAAAATTCATGGTACGCCGGGCTTGCTGGAGCAGGTTTTGACGAATTTGATTACCAATAGCCTCTGTCATGGATTTGATAATGGTCGTCGTTCCGGCGAAATCGGGATTCAAGCATCGCTGATTGGCCAGGGGCGTTTGGCTATCGATTATCGGGACAACGGTGTCGGCATGAGTGAACAAGTAAGGCAACAAGCTTTTGAACCGTTTTTCACTACCAGCCGCGATCAAGGCGGCTCGGGGTTAGGCTTGTATGTGATCTATAATATCATCACCAAGCAAATGCACGGCGCCATCCAGATTTGGTCCGCGCCAGGCGCGGGTGTTCGATTCCATATAGAATGTCCGATTGAATTGTCTCTGAACTAG
- a CDS encoding HD domain-containing phosphohydrolase: MKIIRNTEASATGDNQRQGLETPRYSWKVLIVDDEPDVRKLTRISLRDFSFANRALQFIEAGSAAEAKECLEQHPDIALALVDVVMESQDAGLQLVEYIRRELGNALIRIVIRTGQPGVAPERFVIDHYDIDDYKDKTELTATRLYTTVRSALKAFRDLHTIDTNRRGLERVLQATPSIYQLGHEPLADFFDGMLTQVIGLCRLSHVSHIGSLQGVITTLEHNEFKIRAHTDEFVDNPRFGEIHQECIKTIFQGQAATSLRDKAEVLPLTVSNQAVGYIYIEPIEALSVIDRSLIQIFARQCSQALENHELHGNIIASFEHAIDMLAEVAEYKDKATGGHVNRLDNYTRAIALAMGVGEKVALQYGKASRLHDVGKVGVPDYILTKPEKLTADEFEIIKKHPTLGANILSHDPSFDLARQIALSHHERWDGSGYPEGLRASELHLAVRIVSVADVFDAMISWRPYKQPWSIQQARDAIAEGAGTQFDPDVVKAFLQVLDSGGFDGVIEQAVETFR; encoded by the coding sequence ATGAAAATCATCCGTAACACAGAGGCCTCGGCAACTGGCGATAATCAGCGGCAAGGTCTTGAAACGCCGCGTTATAGCTGGAAAGTACTGATCGTCGATGACGAGCCGGATGTGCGCAAGCTAACCCGAATCAGTCTGCGCGATTTCAGCTTTGCCAACCGCGCCTTGCAATTCATCGAAGCCGGGTCGGCCGCCGAGGCTAAGGAATGCTTGGAGCAACACCCGGATATTGCCCTGGCATTGGTCGATGTGGTGATGGAAAGCCAGGATGCGGGATTGCAACTGGTGGAATATATCCGGCGGGAGTTGGGTAACGCGTTAATCCGTATCGTGATCCGTACCGGCCAGCCCGGTGTCGCGCCGGAGCGTTTCGTCATCGATCATTACGATATTGACGATTACAAGGATAAAACCGAACTGACGGCCACCCGGCTCTACACCACCGTCCGGTCAGCGCTAAAAGCCTTCCGGGATTTGCATACCATCGATACCAACCGCCGGGGGTTGGAGCGGGTGTTGCAAGCCACGCCGTCGATTTATCAGTTGGGACATGAACCGCTAGCGGATTTTTTCGATGGCATGTTAACTCAGGTGATTGGACTTTGCCGGTTATCTCACGTTAGTCATATCGGGTCGTTGCAAGGGGTGATCACTACTCTTGAACATAATGAGTTCAAAATACGCGCCCATACCGATGAATTTGTCGACAATCCGCGTTTTGGCGAAATCCATCAAGAATGCATTAAGACTATTTTCCAGGGACAAGCGGCGACCAGTTTACGCGACAAGGCCGAAGTATTGCCACTGACGGTGTCTAATCAGGCGGTGGGTTACATTTACATCGAACCGATTGAAGCACTATCGGTTATAGACAGGAGCTTGATTCAAATTTTTGCCAGACAATGTTCCCAAGCTCTGGAAAATCATGAGTTACATGGCAATATCATTGCCTCGTTTGAGCACGCCATCGATATGTTGGCCGAAGTGGCGGAATACAAAGATAAGGCCACGGGTGGGCATGTCAACAGACTGGATAACTACACCCGAGCCATAGCCCTGGCGATGGGGGTTGGCGAGAAAGTCGCGCTGCAATACGGCAAAGCTAGCCGTTTGCACGATGTCGGCAAAGTGGGCGTGCCTGATTATATTTTGACCAAACCGGAAAAGTTAACAGCCGACGAGTTTGAAATCATCAAGAAACATCCGACGCTGGGGGCCAATATTCTTAGCCACGATCCCTCGTTTGATTTGGCCCGGCAAATCGCCCTGAGCCATCATGAACGCTGGGATGGTAGTGGTTATCCCGAAGGGCTGCGGGCAAGCGAACTTCATTTAGCGGTTCGCATTGTTTCGGTAGCCGATGTGTTTGATGCCATGATTAGCTGGCGCCCCTACAAACAGCCCTGGTCGATTCAGCAGGCACGCGATGCCATCGCGGAGGGCGCGGGCACCCAATTCGATCCCGATGTTGTAAAGGCATTCTTGCAGGTGTTGGATAGCGGCGGTTTTGATGGGGTGATAGAGCAGGCCGTGGAGACTTTCAGGTGA
- a CDS encoding type VI secretion system Vgr family protein, protein MAYSQSDRVASVTTPLGETDLLLYRMTGSEQLSQLFEYDLELLSEKNDIALKSLLGKNMTVKLELNGGGHRSFHGLVTRISLFGMLGRLYYYRATLRPKPWLLTRTTDCKIFSNLSVPDIVKKVLSEHGYTDLENKLNGSYEPREYCVQYRESDFNFISRLMEKEGIYYYFKHSDSQHTMVLCDDKSGHQAPAQNQKVQYFPAGNQSRRKEESFYEWRVSEEIQSGNYVHDDFDFEKPKADLTSKSSELGGHEQDSKEIYDYPGEYIKPSVGEQYAKAHMQELRAGFEYMAATGNTRCLATGHKFDLTDFPRADQNQEYIAVSSQIQIQNNGFESFGIADSLDQYQCLYTVISSKFNYRAPRTSRIPIVQGVQTAIVVGKAGEEIFTDKYGRVKVQFHWDRLGKNDENSSCWVRVAQIWAGKQWGAIHIPRIGQEVIVDFLEGNPDRPIITGRVYNADQMPPYSLDANKTQSGIKSRSSKDGSSDNFNEIRFEDKKGEEEVYIHAEKNFTRVVENDDSHKIGFDKKDPGDQKVDIYNHRTVTLDQGNDTLTVKTGNRVTEVKQGNNELTVNMGNRSAKIEQGNDDIKLGMGNRSVKLDLGKITEEAMQSIELKVGQSSIKIDQSGVTIKGMTISIEGQLSTTVKGNAMLTLKGGITMIN, encoded by the coding sequence ATGGCCTATTCTCAATCTGATCGAGTAGCATCGGTAACCACCCCCCTGGGGGAAACCGATTTACTGCTGTATCGAATGACCGGCAGCGAGCAATTGAGCCAGTTATTTGAATATGACCTGGAACTACTCAGCGAAAAAAACGACATCGCGCTGAAGTCATTGCTGGGCAAAAACATGACGGTCAAACTCGAATTGAATGGCGGTGGGCATCGTTCATTCCATGGTCTGGTGACCCGAATCAGCCTGTTCGGCATGTTGGGCAGGCTGTATTATTATCGTGCCACTCTGCGCCCCAAGCCCTGGTTGCTGACCCGCACCACCGATTGCAAAATCTTTTCCAACTTGTCGGTACCGGACATCGTCAAGAAAGTTCTGAGCGAACATGGCTATACCGATCTGGAAAACAAGCTCAACGGCAGCTATGAGCCTCGTGAATACTGTGTTCAATACCGGGAAAGCGATTTCAATTTCATCAGTCGCTTGATGGAAAAGGAAGGCATCTATTACTACTTCAAGCATAGTGATAGTCAACATACCATGGTGCTATGCGACGATAAATCCGGCCATCAAGCCCCCGCGCAAAACCAGAAAGTTCAGTATTTCCCCGCCGGCAACCAAAGCCGCCGCAAGGAAGAGAGCTTTTATGAATGGCGCGTCAGCGAGGAAATCCAGTCCGGAAATTATGTGCATGACGATTTTGATTTTGAAAAGCCGAAAGCAGACTTGACCTCTAAATCATCCGAACTAGGCGGACATGAACAAGACAGTAAGGAAATCTACGATTATCCGGGCGAGTACATAAAACCCTCCGTTGGCGAGCAGTACGCCAAGGCCCATATGCAGGAGTTGCGCGCCGGATTTGAATACATGGCCGCCACCGGCAATACCCGTTGCCTGGCTACCGGTCATAAATTCGATTTGACCGACTTCCCGCGCGCCGACCAAAATCAGGAATATATCGCCGTTTCCAGCCAAATCCAGATTCAAAACAACGGTTTTGAATCCTTTGGTATCGCCGACAGCTTGGATCAATATCAATGCCTGTACACGGTCATCAGCAGTAAATTCAATTATCGCGCGCCCAGGACCAGCCGGATTCCGATAGTTCAAGGTGTGCAAACCGCGATCGTAGTCGGCAAGGCCGGCGAAGAAATATTTACCGACAAATACGGCCGGGTCAAGGTACAGTTCCACTGGGATCGACTAGGTAAAAACGACGAGAACAGTTCATGTTGGGTGCGAGTTGCGCAGATCTGGGCTGGGAAGCAATGGGGAGCCATTCATATCCCGCGTATCGGTCAGGAAGTGATCGTGGATTTCCTGGAAGGCAACCCGGATCGTCCAATTATTACCGGCCGAGTGTACAACGCCGATCAAATGCCGCCTTATTCGCTCGATGCCAACAAGACCCAAAGCGGCATCAAATCCCGCAGCAGCAAAGACGGTTCGTCGGATAATTTTAATGAAATCCGTTTTGAAGACAAGAAGGGCGAGGAAGAAGTCTATATTCATGCCGAAAAAAACTTCACCCGCGTGGTCGAAAACGACGATAGCCACAAAATAGGTTTCGACAAAAAAGATCCCGGCGATCAGAAAGTCGACATTTACAACCACCGCACGGTGACGCTAGACCAAGGCAACGACACCCTGACGGTCAAAACGGGTAACCGGGTCACCGAAGTCAAACAGGGGAATAACGAGCTCACCGTCAACATGGGCAACCGCAGCGCCAAAATCGAGCAAGGCAACGACGATATCAAGCTAGGCATGGGGAATCGCTCGGTAAAGCTCGATCTAGGCAAAATCACCGAAGAAGCCATGCAATCCATCGAACTTAAAGTCGGTCAAAGCAGTATAAAAATCGATCAATCCGGCGTCACCATCAAAGGCATGACGATTAGCATTGAAGGGCAGCTCTCTACAACGGTGAAAGGTAACGCGATGTTGACGCTGAAAGGCGGTATTACCATGATCAATTAA
- a CDS encoding PAAR domain-containing protein, whose protein sequence is MGMPAARITDMHVCPMFTGPVPHVGGPILPPGAVTTLIGNLPAARVSDMAVCVGPPDVIVMGSVTVLIGSLPAARIADQTAHGGVIIMGYPTVLIG, encoded by the coding sequence ATGGGTATGCCCGCCGCAAGAATAACCGATATGCATGTTTGCCCGATGTTCACCGGCCCGGTTCCGCATGTCGGTGGCCCCATTTTACCGCCGGGAGCCGTGACCACCTTGATCGGCAATCTACCCGCCGCCCGCGTATCCGACATGGCGGTCTGTGTTGGACCGCCCGATGTGATAGTGATGGGGTCGGTGACTGTGCTGATCGGCAGTTTACCGGCCGCCCGCATCGCTGATCAAACCGCGCACGGCGGAGTGATCATAATGGGTTACCCAACGGTGTTGATTGGCTGA
- a CDS encoding DUF6931 family protein translates to MADVVSLKKVSILKAALICQDIELDQPALSCLQSDPGPVEFLNALLAQQLYPDAVRFLARALPKREAVWWACLSARGTLDANPDQKLIKALEAAEAWVYKPTEPHRRQANAAAQIASFENPAAWAAIAAFWSEGSITPEDGPVVPPSDNLTAKAVAGAVMLAAVQNQPEKANDKYLFFLEQGADIANGGNGRLWPG, encoded by the coding sequence ATGGCTGACGTGGTTTCTTTAAAAAAAGTTTCAATCCTGAAAGCAGCGCTGATTTGCCAGGATATTGAGCTGGATCAACCCGCTCTATCGTGTCTTCAATCCGATCCGGGGCCAGTAGAGTTTTTGAACGCCTTATTAGCACAACAACTCTATCCCGATGCGGTACGCTTTCTGGCTAGGGCCCTGCCGAAACGGGAAGCGGTCTGGTGGGCCTGTCTAAGTGCCCGCGGCACCTTAGACGCAAATCCCGATCAAAAACTGATTAAAGCCTTGGAAGCCGCCGAAGCGTGGGTTTATAAACCCACGGAACCGCATCGGCGCCAAGCTAATGCGGCAGCTCAAATTGCGTCTTTCGAAAACCCCGCGGCATGGGCCGCGATCGCTGCATTCTGGAGCGAAGGCAGTATCACCCCGGAAGACGGTCCAGTTGTACCGCCGTCCGACAATTTGACCGCTAAGGCCGTCGCCGGCGCCGTGATGCTGGCCGCAGTGCAAAATCAGCCGGAAAAGGCCAATGATAAATACCTGTTTTTTCTTGAGCAGGGTGCCGATATTGCCAACGGTGGCAATGGCCGACTTTGGCCAGGTTAA
- a CDS encoding tetratricopeptide repeat protein yields MTIEDQSSAETVDLDYALAVAIRLHQTGQLEEAETLYRTILQQFPNYPEALHFLGLLMHQREDNDQAIALIEQALAEAPDYSDAHNNLGNIFNKLGHVEKAADSYGRALDLNPQNAVAYNNFGLVLSQLSQLEDAIEAFSRAVELMPNNPEFYQNLGNAFKKQGNFVNAIDAYRKLLSLRPYNAKDYEELCAVLYLQGSVEEAIVLVKQWLEYEPNNPLALHRLYSYSGELSVPRAADEYITQTFDGFADSFDMVLKNLDYKAPFLVADVVKQIHQQTGKALTILDAGCGTGLCGPLIKPYAQKIIGVDLSAKMLDKAEKRGCYDELFQSELTAFISACFSGCDVIVSADTLVYFGDLEPVCRAAARALLPGGHLVFTVERSEDSATQDYKIQQHGRFSHSEAYIRNVIKSTDLSLLRLEKVMLRYEAGVEVDGFLVVAVKVLHQ; encoded by the coding sequence ATGACAATTGAAGATCAGTCCTCCGCCGAAACCGTGGATTTAGATTATGCCTTGGCGGTAGCCATTAGGTTGCATCAAACCGGGCAATTGGAAGAAGCCGAAACGCTGTATAGAACCATACTGCAACAATTCCCTAACTATCCGGAAGCATTGCATTTTTTGGGTTTATTGATGCATCAAAGGGAGGACAACGACCAGGCCATCGCGTTGATCGAACAAGCGCTGGCCGAAGCCCCCGATTATTCCGATGCACATAATAATTTGGGCAATATTTTCAATAAGTTGGGGCACGTCGAAAAAGCGGCCGACAGCTATGGCCGGGCATTGGATCTAAACCCGCAAAATGCGGTGGCTTATAATAATTTCGGCTTGGTCTTGAGCCAGTTATCCCAACTGGAAGATGCGATCGAGGCCTTCAGCAGAGCGGTTGAACTGATGCCGAATAACCCCGAGTTTTATCAAAACCTGGGTAACGCCTTCAAGAAACAGGGCAATTTTGTAAACGCAATTGATGCCTATCGCAAATTATTAAGTTTAAGGCCCTATAATGCCAAGGATTACGAAGAATTATGCGCCGTCTTATACTTGCAAGGCAGCGTTGAAGAAGCCATAGTTTTGGTCAAGCAATGGCTGGAGTACGAACCTAATAATCCGCTGGCTTTACACCGGCTATACTCCTACAGTGGTGAATTATCGGTGCCTAGGGCCGCCGATGAATACATTACCCAGACCTTCGATGGCTTTGCCGACAGTTTCGATATGGTGCTGAAAAATCTCGATTACAAAGCGCCGTTCTTGGTGGCCGATGTGGTCAAGCAAATCCACCAACAAACCGGAAAAGCCTTAACTATTCTCGATGCCGGATGCGGTACCGGTCTATGCGGCCCGTTAATCAAGCCTTATGCCCAGAAAATTATCGGGGTGGATCTGTCGGCCAAAATGCTGGACAAGGCCGAAAAACGCGGCTGCTACGACGAATTATTCCAATCCGAATTAACCGCTTTTATTTCCGCATGCTTTAGCGGTTGCGATGTGATTGTATCGGCGGATACCTTGGTGTATTTTGGCGATCTGGAACCGGTATGCCGGGCGGCGGCAAGGGCGCTATTACCCGGCGGACATTTGGTTTTCACGGTGGAACGCTCCGAGGATAGCGCGACACAAGATTATAAAATTCAACAGCACGGCCGGTTTAGCCATTCAGAAGCCTATATTCGGAATGTGATAAAGTCAACGGACCTGTCGCTGCTCAGGCTTGAAAAAGTCATGCTGCGTTACGAGGCGGGAGTTGAAGTAGATGGATTTTTGGTGGTTGCCGTTAAGGTTCTACATCAATAA